A stretch of DNA from Catenulispora acidiphila DSM 44928:
GGTGCTCGACCGACAGCGCCGTGGAGGCGTTGCCCTGCGGGTCCAGGTCGATCACCAGGACCGAGGCACCGGCCTGGGCGAGCGAGGCGGCGAGGTTGACCGTGGTCGTGGTCTTGCCGACGCCGCCCTTCTGGTTGGCGACGACCAGGACGCGGGTCTTGTCCGGCCGGGGGAGACGGGTCACGCCGGAGAGCGCTTCTATCGCGGCGGCGGCTTGGCGGGCGATCGGGGTGTCCGAGTCGTCGGCGACGGACGGCCCCTGGGCGGGAACGGAAGAAGACGGCATGTGCATTACCTGAAGGGGTGCAGAGGGAGTGGCTCCCGCGGGAACGTGTCCGGACTCGTACTCGAGGTCCACCGGCGGCGTGGCCATCACGTCGGTGGTCCCGGCGGGGTAGTAGGGCTCGTCGTTGAGGCTGTCCACCACGGACTGCGCGAGCAGCGGGTCGACCCCCTGGTGCTCTCGGTGTTCATTGCCGGGTGCGGCCACGGAAGAACTCCTGTCATGGGACGCGCGAAGGGCTGTGCTCAACATGAAGCGAGAAGCTACGAACCACCAGTCTGCCGTACTCGCTCCCCCGAGAACGAACGAAGGGCTGTGTTTCCCGTGAAACACAGCCCTCTTTCGCATGTTTCCCGTGAAACATGGTCCGCTCGGTCATCCGCCGCCGATGTTTCCCGTGAAACATCGGCGGATTCAGGCGTCCTCCGTCGCCGGGACAGACATCTCAGCGCCCGGGGCGCCGGTTCCGCGGCCGCTGCTTCTTCGGCCCGCGCACATGAAGCTCGTGCTCGATCCCGACCCGGATCACCGTCGTCGGCGGGTCCACGATCCCCGCGCCGACCGTCTCCACGCTCCAGCGGGTGGCTCCCAGCTTGGCGAGCAGCTCCGCGCTCTCAGCCAGTTCGCCCTCAGCCGAGCCGCCCTTGAGCGCCACCATCTCGCCCCCGGACCTCAGCAGCGGGAGCGACCAGCCGGCGAGCCGGTCCAGCGGTGCCACCGCGCGCGAGGTGACCACGTCGAACCGTTCCTTGCCGGCGAACTCCTCGGCCCGGCCGCGCAGCACGCGCACGTTCTCCAGACCCAGCAGATCGATCACTTCGTCGAGGAACAGAGTGCGGCGCAGCAGTGGCTCCAACAAAGTCACCGACAGATCCGGACGAGCCAGCGCGAGGACGATGCCGGGGAGCCCGGCGCCCGAGCCGACGTCACAGATCTGGATGTCGGCGGGCAGCAGACCGCCGACCACCGCGCAGTTGAGGATGTGCCGCTCCCACAGCCGCGGTACTTCCCGAGGACCGAGCAGCCCTCGGGTCACACCGGGACCGGCCAGGATCTCCGCGTACCGGGTGGCGTCGGCCGCCCGGTCGCCGAAGACCGGGCCGACCGCCTCCGGGGCGGGGCCCAAGACCAGATCGGTCGGCTCGCCGCCGGGGGAGGCGGGGTCGGGCGAAGAAGGTCGCATGTCTCCACTATGTCCTGACCGCTCGGTCCTCAGACGGGAAGCACAACCACACAGCGGTGGGGTTCCTCGCCCTCGGACTCGCTGCGCAGCCCGGCCGCCGCCACCGCGTCGTGCACCACCTTGCGCTCGAAGGGCGACATCGCGGAGAGCTTCACCGGCTCGCCGGTCTCGGCGACCTTGCGCGCCGCCTCGGTGCCGATCCGGGTGAGCTCGGAGCGGCGGGTGGCGCGGTGGCCGTCGATGTCCAGCATCAGCCGGGAGCGCTCGCCGGTCTCGCGGAGCACCGCCAGCCGCGTGAGCTCCTGCAGCGCGTCCAGGACCTCGCCCTCGCCGCCGACCAGGTGCGAGAGCTTGCCGCCGACGATGGAGACCGAGGCCCGGTCGCCCTCGACGTCCATGTCGATGTCGCCGTCCAGGTCGGCGATGTCGAGCAGGCCCTCCAGGTAGTCGGCGGCGATGTCGCCCTCGCGCTCCAGGCGGGCGATGCGCTCGGCCGGCGATTCGGGGGCGCGCTCGGCGGACTTGTCGACCCGCTCCTGTCCGGTGCCCGGCTCGGCGTCGACCAGGTCGGAGGCCTCGGCCTCGGTCACCGCGGTGGTGTCGCTCATGGCCGTGCTGCTCCTCTACTTCTTGCGCTTGCTACGAGTGGTGCGGACCGGCTGCTGGCGCTGCCTGGTGACCGGCACCTTGTCCTGGGTGGAGGAGCCGTTGGCGGCGGCGAGTGCCTTGGCGGCCTCCGGGTCCTTGGCGATCAGGTCCTGGCGCTTGCGGTCCTCCTTGGCCTTGTTCCGGGCGAACATCTCCTTCTCCGCCTGGCTGCCGGGCATCGGGGAATTGCGCAAAGTGTAGAACTGCTGGCCGATCGTCCACACGTTCGTGGTCATCAGGTACAGCACGACGCCGATCTGCACGTTCAGGCTGAAGAACAGCATGCCGAACGGCATGACGTAGAGCATGATCTTCTGGCTCTGCATCATCGGGTTCGGGACGGAGTTGTCCAGGTTGGTGTTCTTCGCCATCATCATGCGCTGCGTCAGGAACTGCGACGTGGCGTAGATGATCGCCATGATGATCGCGATGATCTGCAGGTTCGTCACCGAGGTGACGCCGATGCGCGACATCTGGGCCGGCGTGTGGTGCAGGAAGCTCAGCGACAGCGGGGCGCCGAAGAACGAGGCGTGCATCGCGCTGACCGAGTCCGACTGGGACAGCGCGCCGACCGCGTTGCCCGCGGAGACGTGGCTGAGCACGCGGTACAGACCCATGAAGAACGGCGTCTGCAGCAGGATCGGCATGCACGAGGCGAACGGGGAGGTCCCGTTGTCCTTGTACAGCTTCATCATTTCCTGCTGAAGCTTCTGCTTGTCGAGCTTGTACTTCTTCTGCAGCGCCTGGATCTGGGGCTGGAGCCGCTGCATGTTCTGCATCGACTTGATCTGCTTGCGGAACAGCGGGATCATCGCGGCGCGGATGGTGATCGTCAAGAAAATGATCGCCAGCACCCAGGACGCCGAGGAATCGCTGCCGAAAATCGCCCCGAACGCCCGGTGCCACAGCATCATCACGAAGCTGGTGGCCCAGATGATCGGGGAGAGGATTGTGTCGATCACGATCGCGCTCCTCGGCTGGACATCAGGTCGGGCCGGACCGCGGGGCGGGCCGGCTCAGTGGGCAAACCGACCATTTCAGTCCGGTCGGAAGTCTGTGTGTCATCACCAGGGGAACTCGTCTGCTCCGGCGAGAGGTTCCGCGCCTGGCCGTCTTTTTCGCCACCCGACCCGCGGGTCTTGCGGGGCTTGACGGGATCGTACCCGCCCGAACTCCACGGATTGCAGCGCAGCACCCGCCACACGGTCATGCCGCCGCCCTTGATCGCCCCATGGATCCGCACAGCGTCATAGCCGTAGTGGGAGCAGGACGGCTCGAACTTGCACACCGGGCCGCGCCAGTTGACGACCGGGCTCAAGACTATCTGGTAGAGCCGGATCAGCCCCATCAACACGTACTTCATCGCAACAGCTTCCGCAGGGCCGAGTCCAGGTCGGCGCCAAGTGTGGCCGAGTCCGCCTCAGCGGCCGCCGGCAGTGCCCGGATCA
This window harbors:
- a CDS encoding Jag family protein — its product is MSDTTAVTEAEASDLVDAEPGTGQERVDKSAERAPESPAERIARLEREGDIAADYLEGLLDIADLDGDIDMDVEGDRASVSIVGGKLSHLVGGEGEVLDALQELTRLAVLRETGERSRLMLDIDGHRATRRSELTRIGTEAARKVAETGEPVKLSAMSPFERKVVHDAVAAAGLRSESEGEEPHRCVVVLPV
- the rsmG gene encoding 16S rRNA (guanine(527)-N(7))-methyltransferase RsmG, translated to MRPSSPDPASPGGEPTDLVLGPAPEAVGPVFGDRAADATRYAEILAGPGVTRGLLGPREVPRLWERHILNCAVVGGLLPADIQICDVGSGAGLPGIVLALARPDLSVTLLEPLLRRTLFLDEVIDLLGLENVRVLRGRAEEFAGKERFDVVTSRAVAPLDRLAGWSLPLLRSGGEMVALKGGSAEGELAESAELLAKLGATRWSVETVGAGIVDPPTTVIRVGIEHELHVRGPKKQRPRNRRPGR
- the yidC gene encoding membrane protein insertase YidC; its protein translation is MIDTILSPIIWATSFVMMLWHRAFGAIFGSDSSASWVLAIIFLTITIRAAMIPLFRKQIKSMQNMQRLQPQIQALQKKYKLDKQKLQQEMMKLYKDNGTSPFASCMPILLQTPFFMGLYRVLSHVSAGNAVGALSQSDSVSAMHASFFGAPLSLSFLHHTPAQMSRIGVTSVTNLQIIAIIMAIIYATSQFLTQRMMMAKNTNLDNSVPNPMMQSQKIMLYVMPFGMLFFSLNVQIGVVLYLMTTNVWTIGQQFYTLRNSPMPGSQAEKEMFARNKAKEDRKRQDLIAKDPEAAKALAAANGSSTQDKVPVTRQRQQPVRTTRSKRKK
- the yidD gene encoding membrane protein insertion efficiency factor YidD, encoding MKYVLMGLIRLYQIVLSPVVNWRGPVCKFEPSCSHYGYDAVRIHGAIKGGGMTVWRVLRCNPWSSGGYDPVKPRKTRGSGGEKDGQARNLSPEQTSSPGDDTQTSDRTEMVGLPTEPARPAVRPDLMSSRGARS